The following DNA comes from Candidatus Neomarinimicrobiota bacterium.
CTCATCGATGGTCTCAAAGGTGTCCACGTACAGAATAGCATAACCAACCTCACGGGTGACGATTTACCCGTTAGCCATAATAAAGGAAACATCCTTTTTCCGCGGCGAAATGGAAAGCTGTTTCAGGTCTTCCTCTGGAAGCCAGGTATATTCCGAGCCTGTATCCACCAGTAGTTTCTTAATCCGCAACTGCTTTGCAGGCTCCTCAACACTCTCTATGGTATAATCAACATAGAATGCACCCATGGCCGCCTCACGGCACCGCGGGGAATTCGGGCGGCGTGCCGATGGTCGGGGGCTGATACGGAGGGGGTTCCTCTTCCCCCAGTAGGGTATAGGCATAATAACCCCCACCGCCGACCACCGCCGCAGCCACTATCCAGAGCAGTCCCCGCCCCCGCTTCTTGGCGGGCTTGACCTCCGGCTCCGTGGGTCGACGCGTGACCACTTCCTCCAGCGGGCGACCGGGCTCCTCCCGCAGCTGCTCGATGAGCTCGTCGGGATGCACCAGACCCACCAGCTCCCAGGAAATCCGCTCAATCTGGGTCAGGAGACCGTCGATCTCGCCCCGGTAGTCCCGGGTCATGGTATTCACGATGGCACCCGTGCCCACATCAACT
Coding sequences within:
- a CDS encoding aspartyl protease family protein, producing MGAFYVDYTIESVEEPAKQLRIKKLLVDTGSEYTWLPEEDLKQLSISPRKKDVSFIMANG